The Anser cygnoides isolate HZ-2024a breed goose chromosome 19, Taihu_goose_T2T_genome, whole genome shotgun sequence genome contains a region encoding:
- the PSMD12 gene encoding 26S proteasome non-ATPase regulatory subunit 12 isoform X2, which yields MAEGGAERADGRIVKMEVDYSATVDQRLPECERLAQEGRLQEVIENLLSLEKQTRTASDMVSTSRILVAIVKMCYEAKDWDALNENIILLSKRRSQLKQAVAKMVQQCCTYVEDITDLPVKLRLIDTLRMVTEGKIYVEIERARLTKTLATIKEQNGEVKEAASILQELQVETYGSMEKKERVEFILEQMRLCLAVKDYIRTQIISKKINTKFFQEENTEKLKLKYYNLMIQLDQHEGSYLSICKHYRAIYDTPCIQAESEKWQQALKSVVLYVILSPYDNEQSDLVHRISSDKKLEEIPKYKDLLKLFTTMELMRWTALVEEYGKELREGSLDSPATDVFGCTEEGEKRWKDLKNRVVEHPASIIFCT from the exons atGGCGGAgggcggcgcggagcgggcCGACGGCCGCATCGTCAAAATGGAGGTGGATTACAGCGCGACGGTGGACCAGCGGCTGCCCGAGTGCGAGCGGCTGGCGCAG GAGGGGAGACTGCAAGAAGTAATCGAAAACCTGCTCTCGTTGGAGAAACAAACACGAACG GCATCTGACATGGTTTCCACATCACGGATCTTAGTGGCTATAGTGAAAATGTGTTATGAAGCTAAAGACTGGGATGctcttaatgaaaatattattcttcTGTCAAAGAGAAGAAGTCAGTTAAAACAG GCAGTTGCTAAAATGGTCCAGCAGTGCTGCACTTACGTTGAAGACATCACAGACTTACCAGTCAAACTGCGCTTAATTGACACGTTGCGTATggttacagaaggaaaa ATATATGTGGAAATTGAACGTGCTCGTCTGACAAAGACACTTGCAACAATAAAGGAGCAGAACGGTGAAGTGAAAGAGGCTGCCTCTATTCTGCAAGAATTGCAG GTGGAAACCTATGGctcaatggaaaagaaagaacgTGTAGAATTTATCTTGGAGCAGATGAGGCTCTGTCTAGCTGTAAAAGACTATATCAGGACTCAAATTATCAGCAAAAAAATTAATACTAAATTTTTTCAAGAGGAAAACACGGAA aaactaaaattaaaatactacaACCTAATGATCCAGCTGGATCAACATGAAGGCTCCTACCTCTCCATCTGTAAGCACTACAGAGCCATTTATGATACTCCATGTATTCAAGCTGAGAGTGAAAAGTGGcagcag GCACTGAAGAGCGTTGTTCTTTATGTTATTCTTTCACCTTATGACAATGAGCAATCTGATTTGGTGCACAGAATTAGTAGTGACAAAAAGCTAGAAGAAATCCCAAAGTATAA AGACCTCCTCAAACTATTTACCACCATGGAATTGATGCGATGGACTGCCCTAGTTGAAGAATATGGGAAGGAATTGAGAGAAGGATCCCTTGACAGTCCTGCAACAGATGTTTTTGGCTGTACAGAGGAAGGTGAAAAGAGATGGAAAGATTTAAAGAATAGAGTTGTGGAGCAT cctgcttcaattattttttgcaCATAA